From a region of the Primulina eburnea isolate SZY01 chromosome 7, ASM2296580v1, whole genome shotgun sequence genome:
- the LOC140837388 gene encoding GCN5-related N-acetyltransferase 10, chloroplastic, giving the protein MAYLQNIEFSWRSELGWIKKHSCMSSITFVSDIWKIPIRITSFTNQRTRFKKHGAGKGHCCAISSASSSDQQLDLKLRANGLYENEKSLSGYLVSDSNWRVRRMVETEEEMKNVAKVQAEAFHEPVFLFDDLFFDFFKAEVFSGLLYKLRYSPPDRYACLVAEPETDTFDTTREVVGVVDVTVLREDSVLQHISGAEEYLYVSGIAVLNQFRRQKVATTLLKACTTLSAIWGFKYLVLRAYEDDYGAQGLYLSAGYRVVSADPPWITSWIGRRRRVLMVKQCDM; this is encoded by the exons ATGGCTTATTTGCAAAATATTGAATTTTCTTGGAGAAGTGAATTAGGATGGATTAAGAAACACTCTTGCATGAGCTCGATTACTTTCGTCAGTGACATTTGGAAAATCCCAATTCGAATCACTAGTTTCACGAATCAAAGAACAAGATTCAAGAAACATGGAGCTGGGAAAGGGCATTGCTGTGCTATTTCTTCAGCTTCATCATCGGATCAGCAGCTAGATTTGAAGCTTCGTGCCAATGGATTGTACGAAAATGAGAAATCGCTGTCGGGTTATCTTGTTTCGGATTCGAATTGGCGAGTGAGGAGGATGGTTGAGACAGAAGAAGAAATGAAAAACGTTGCAAAAGTTCAGGCTGAAGCATTTCATGAGCCGGTGTTTCTGTTCGACGATTTATTCTTCGACTTCTTTAAG GCAGAAGTGTTTTCAGGACTTCTGTACAAACTAAGGTACTCACCTCCAGACAG GTATGCTTGCTTGGTTGCAGAACCTGAAACCGATACGTTTGACACAACAAGGGAGGTTGTAGGGGTGGTTGATGTCACTGTCTTGAGGGAAGACTCTGTTCTTCAGCACATCTCAGGGGCAGAAGAGTATCTTTATGTGTCCGGAATAGCTGTTCTGAACCAGTTCAG GAGGCAGAAGGTGGCCACAACATTACTAAAAGCTTGCACCACACTCTCTGCCATCTGGGGTTTTAAGTATCTAGTTTTGAGGGCGTATGAAGATGACTACGGTGCTCAGGGGTTGTATTTGAGTGCGGGTTACAGAGTCGTTTCAGCAGATCCTCCGTGGATAACTTCTTGGATCGGAAGACGAAGGCGTGTCCTCATGGTTAAACAATGTGACATGTGA